Proteins encoded by one window of Rhinatrema bivittatum unplaced genomic scaffold, aRhiBiv1.1, whole genome shotgun sequence:
- the LOC115081566 gene encoding cortexin-1-like, producing the protein MTMNTEYSTDYDLLLSPTLLDRPANSMGMDSEQKTVFAMVVFLLVFLVILMVRCFRILLDPYSRMPASSWTDHKEGLERGQFDYALV; encoded by the coding sequence ATGACCATGAACACGGAGTACAGCACGGATTATGACCTGTTGCTGTCCCCCACCCTGCTGGACCGTCCGGCAAACAGCATGGGGATGGACTCCGAGCAGAAGACGGTCTTCGCCATGGTGGTATTCCTGCTGGTGTTCCTGGTGATACTGATGGTGCGCTGCTTCCGCATACTCCTGGACCCCTACAGCCGGATGCCAGCCTCCTCCTGGACTGATCACAAGGAAGGACTGGAGAGGGGACAATTCGACTATGCCTTAGTGTAA